In the genome of Streptomyces collinus, one region contains:
- a CDS encoding branched-chain amino acid ABC transporter permease — protein sequence MSAVTELLQQVVEGVGSGAVYASLALALVLIHRFTGIVNFAQGELAMISTYVAWQLVASGMPFWLALPVTLAVSFAGGMLVERIVIRPVRNAPELTMVIVTVGLFIFVNAIAGLIWSFTVKDFPQPFPGGGIDLGGVRVDWSSLGIIAVVAVVMGLLYVLFQHTSVGLVMRAVAGNPASARLSGIRVGRVLMLGWGLAATVGAVSGVLVAPVLFLEPNMMGGVLIYAFAAATLGGFDSPVGAVVGGLFVGVAETLAGAYVDVVGADLKVGVPLVIILAVLLVRPQGLFGRAAVERA from the coding sequence ATGAGCGCCGTGACCGAACTGCTCCAGCAAGTGGTGGAAGGCGTCGGCTCCGGCGCGGTCTATGCCAGCCTGGCGCTGGCCCTGGTTCTGATCCACCGTTTCACCGGGATCGTCAACTTCGCGCAGGGTGAGCTCGCCATGATCTCCACATACGTGGCGTGGCAACTCGTGGCGTCCGGGATGCCCTTCTGGCTGGCACTGCCGGTGACCCTGGCGGTGTCCTTCGCCGGCGGCATGCTGGTCGAACGGATCGTCATCCGCCCGGTGCGGAACGCCCCCGAACTCACGATGGTCATCGTCACGGTGGGCCTGTTCATCTTCGTCAACGCGATCGCCGGTCTGATCTGGTCGTTCACCGTGAAGGACTTTCCGCAGCCGTTCCCCGGCGGCGGGATCGACCTGGGCGGGGTGCGCGTGGACTGGTCGAGCCTCGGGATCATCGCGGTGGTGGCCGTCGTGATGGGCCTGCTGTACGTGCTGTTCCAGCACACCTCCGTCGGCCTGGTCATGCGGGCGGTCGCCGGCAACCCCGCCTCCGCCCGGCTGTCGGGCATCAGGGTCGGCCGCGTGCTGATGCTCGGCTGGGGGCTCGCCGCGACGGTCGGCGCGGTGTCGGGCGTGCTCGTCGCCCCGGTGCTGTTCCTGGAGCCCAACATGATGGGCGGGGTGCTGATCTACGCCTTCGCCGCGGCCACCCTCGGCGGCTTCGACAGCCCGGTCGGCGCGGTCGTCGGCGGCCTGTTCGTGGGCGTCGCCGAGACGCTGGCCGGGGCGTACGTCGACGTCGTCGGCGCCGATCTGAAGGTGGGCGTACCCCTGGTGATCATCCTGGCGGTGCTGCTGGTGAGGCCCCAGGGCCTGTTCGGACGGGCGGCGGTGGAGCGCGCATGA
- a CDS encoding branched-chain amino acid ABC transporter permease: MSTFTATLGTDRARRLRATLTTLLAAGVALGAPFYFAPFQVFQLTMVLLYAVALAGLNLLVGFGGQISLGHGAFFAAGAYTAAVMLDRYETGHLATLPVAAVGCFLLGLGFGVPALRLRGLYLALVTLAFAVFLPPLLKRLEPVTGGSMGLTVDKLQVPAWSGLAEDQWTYFVVLAVTAVALLLARNLLRSRVGRALLAVRDNESAAEVMGVRLSLHKTLAFAWSALFAGVSGCVYTWVIGFVSPDSFSFVLSITLLAGLVVGGLASLYGPLLGAAFVMYVPSVAQDISDAAPGVVFGLLIIAVMFVAPTGLAGLAGRLRGVAAGRLTRTTAPAADDPPPDPEASASPAPADPAPVDAEPVDAEPVGAQPRKEEE, translated from the coding sequence ATGAGCACGTTCACCGCAACCCTGGGCACCGACCGCGCCCGCCGCCTGCGGGCCACGCTCACCACGCTGCTCGCAGCGGGCGTCGCCCTCGGCGCACCGTTCTACTTCGCCCCCTTCCAGGTCTTCCAGCTGACCATGGTGCTGCTGTACGCCGTGGCGCTGGCGGGACTGAACCTGCTGGTCGGATTCGGCGGGCAGATCTCCCTCGGGCACGGCGCGTTCTTCGCGGCAGGGGCCTACACGGCGGCGGTCATGCTCGACCGCTACGAGACCGGCCACCTGGCCACGCTGCCGGTCGCGGCCGTCGGATGCTTCCTGCTGGGCCTCGGTTTCGGTGTGCCCGCCCTGCGTCTGCGCGGGCTGTACCTGGCCCTGGTCACGCTCGCGTTCGCGGTGTTTCTGCCACCGCTGCTCAAGCGGCTCGAACCGGTGACGGGCGGCTCCATGGGCCTGACCGTGGACAAGCTGCAGGTGCCCGCATGGAGCGGGCTGGCGGAGGACCAGTGGACGTACTTCGTCGTCCTCGCCGTCACCGCGGTGGCCCTGCTGCTCGCCCGCAACCTGCTGCGGTCCCGGGTCGGCCGGGCACTGCTCGCCGTGCGGGACAACGAGAGCGCCGCGGAGGTCATGGGAGTACGGCTTTCCCTGCACAAGACCCTCGCCTTCGCGTGGAGCGCGCTGTTCGCGGGTGTCTCCGGGTGCGTCTACACCTGGGTGATCGGCTTCGTCTCACCCGATTCGTTCAGCTTCGTCCTGTCCATCACGCTGCTGGCCGGCCTGGTGGTCGGAGGGCTCGCCTCGCTGTACGGACCACTGCTGGGAGCGGCCTTCGTGATGTACGTGCCGAGCGTGGCCCAGGACATCAGCGACGCGGCGCCCGGTGTGGTGTTCGGCCTGCTGATCATCGCGGTGATGTTCGTGGCACCGACGGGACTGGCCGGGCTGGCGGGCCGTCTCCGGGGTGTTGCCGCCGGTCGTCTCACCCGCACCACCGCCCCCGCCGCCGACGACCCGCCGCCCGACCCCGAAGCCTCCGCGTCCCCCGCCCCGGCGGATCCCGCACCCGTCGATGCCGAACCCGTCGATGCCGAACCCGTGGGCGCACAGCCCCGCAAGGAAGAGGAATGA
- a CDS encoding ABC transporter substrate-binding protein, whose translation MRRTTTLRAAAAASAALLLATACNSQRGQDDKDAAADGACQGQQTTGITDKSIKLGGIYPLSGPASAYGTISKGVSAYFKHVNDKGGIAGRKVEFVVRDDGYQPPKAVEEARRLVEQEKVFAVFQTLGTPSTAAVWDYLDKRKVPQPFVATGASLWGTDGDHPWTSGWQPNYVAEARVYAKYLKEEKPKAKVAVLYQNDDFGKDLLGGFKAAVADGGVKVVAEESYEVTDPSISAQMTSLARSKADVLLNITTPKFGSQALAADAKNTKWDPLHIVNNVSSSATVLKPVGFKNVQGVVSATYFKDPADPQWADDAEMKTYKDALRKYAPDSDPANQFNAYGWAAASSLHKALDAMKCPTREGLRDAVRNLEDVEVDMLLPGVTLSTGPDDAFPIETMQLMRFKGERWQLFGKPVDTRKEFGPLEN comes from the coding sequence ATGCGCAGGACCACCACTCTGCGGGCGGCCGCGGCCGCGTCCGCCGCCCTGCTCCTCGCCACCGCCTGCAACAGCCAACGCGGGCAGGACGACAAGGACGCCGCCGCCGACGGAGCGTGCCAGGGCCAGCAGACCACCGGTATCACCGACAAGTCCATCAAGCTGGGCGGCATCTACCCGCTGTCGGGACCGGCCTCCGCGTACGGCACGATCAGCAAAGGCGTGAGCGCCTATTTCAAGCACGTCAACGACAAGGGCGGCATAGCCGGCCGTAAGGTGGAGTTCGTCGTCCGCGACGACGGCTACCAGCCGCCGAAGGCGGTCGAGGAGGCCCGCAGACTCGTCGAGCAGGAGAAGGTCTTCGCCGTCTTCCAGACCCTGGGCACCCCGTCCACGGCCGCCGTGTGGGACTACCTCGACAAGCGCAAGGTGCCGCAGCCTTTCGTCGCCACCGGCGCCTCCCTCTGGGGTACGGACGGCGACCACCCGTGGACCTCCGGCTGGCAGCCCAACTACGTCGCCGAGGCACGGGTGTACGCCAAGTACCTCAAGGAGGAGAAGCCCAAGGCCAAGGTCGCCGTCCTCTACCAGAACGACGACTTCGGCAAAGACCTGCTCGGCGGGTTCAAGGCGGCCGTCGCCGACGGCGGCGTCAAGGTGGTCGCCGAGGAGAGCTACGAGGTCACCGACCCGTCCATCTCGGCACAGATGACGAGCCTCGCCCGGTCCAAGGCGGATGTGCTGCTCAACATCACCACGCCGAAGTTCGGCAGCCAGGCGCTCGCCGCCGATGCCAAGAACACCAAGTGGGACCCGCTGCACATCGTGAACAACGTGTCCTCGTCCGCCACCGTGCTCAAGCCCGTCGGGTTCAAGAACGTGCAGGGCGTGGTTTCGGCGACCTACTTCAAGGACCCCGCCGATCCGCAGTGGGCCGACGACGCGGAGATGAAGACGTACAAGGACGCGCTGCGCAAGTACGCGCCCGACTCCGACCCGGCCAACCAGTTCAACGCCTACGGCTGGGCCGCCGCCTCCAGCCTGCACAAGGCCCTGGACGCGATGAAGTGCCCGACCAGGGAGGGGCTGCGGGACGCGGTGCGCAACCTCGAGGACGTCGAGGTGGACATGCTGCTGCCCGGCGTCACCCTCTCCACCGGGCCCGATGACGCCTTCCCGATCGAGACGATGCAGCTGATGCGGTTCAAGGGCGAGCGGTGGCAGCTGTTCGGCAAGCCGGTGGACACCCGCAAGGAGTTCGGGCCGCTGGAGAATTGA
- a CDS encoding SpoIIE family protein phosphatase, producing MMELSAGQDDPFAPHLAASAVLDDRGVVVAWNQRAQELLGHPDTAVIGRPAFEVLVAPRDRQAVTEAVARCRSTGGWVGVLGLRHRDGRLVELGVRAHELPRDGRVREWFLAGALAGDVLEWQRDHAVLDGLYRQCPIGLVLHGPDLRILRVNRAIERFSGVPAADFRGLPTGRMLLPDDARKAVDRVREVMETGRPLVYSEQFARLEQDPARERVALVSAFRMDDPSGRVLGVAEMIEDITERHRAQRRLALLDQVGSRIGTTLDVAETARELAEVMVPHLADHASVDLLQPVTRGEEPTRALSGPVVRLGNCSVGAQQPGPPYPHGEPVAFGPDTPQAGCLAEGRPVLEPAVPPDWFWAEDRQGAHAPDPGAHSLIVVPLAARGLVLGVMTLWRSRRPDAFEADDLTLAQELAARAAVAIDNARRFTQQQQTAFALQSSLLPRAVPDQSAVAVALRYLPASAGPGLGGDWFDVIPLSGARVALVVGDVVGRGIHAAATMGRLRTAVHTLASLDLEPDEVLSRLDDLVNLLAAEQEAVGEQPVGEQVVGATCLYAVYDPVSGRCSVARAGHPPPVVTAPDGQVALLDLPACPPLGLGGLPFEARDIELAEGSLLCLYTNGIIGERHMDADVGLTRLCAALARPAGALERTCQAVVDALVPSRPSDDVVLLIARTRMLPSDSFASWHLPPGPAGAARARALTTAKLAEWGLEHLAFTTELIASELVTNVHRYAGGPATLRLIRERCLVCEVSDTSHTSPHLRHARTTDEGGRGLFIVAQLTERWGTRYTREGKTVWTEQPLSGTPV from the coding sequence ATGATGGAGCTCAGCGCAGGCCAAGACGATCCGTTCGCCCCGCACCTGGCTGCATCGGCGGTGCTCGACGACCGGGGAGTAGTGGTCGCATGGAACCAGCGGGCTCAGGAACTGCTCGGCCACCCGGACACCGCCGTGATCGGTCGTCCGGCGTTCGAGGTCCTTGTCGCTCCTCGTGATCGGCAGGCTGTCACTGAGGCCGTGGCGAGGTGCCGCAGTACCGGCGGCTGGGTCGGCGTGCTCGGATTGCGCCACCGTGACGGGCGGCTCGTGGAGCTGGGGGTCAGGGCTCACGAGCTGCCCCGCGATGGCCGGGTCCGCGAGTGGTTCCTTGCGGGGGCACTCGCGGGTGACGTCCTCGAATGGCAAAGGGACCACGCGGTTCTCGACGGGCTGTACCGACAGTGCCCGATAGGCTTGGTCCTCCACGGTCCCGACCTGCGGATTCTCCGGGTCAACCGCGCCATCGAACGGTTCAGCGGCGTCCCCGCAGCGGACTTTCGGGGGCTCCCCACCGGGCGGATGCTCCTCCCCGACGACGCGCGCAAGGCCGTGGACCGGGTGCGCGAGGTGATGGAAACCGGAAGACCCCTGGTCTACTCCGAGCAGTTCGCTCGCCTGGAGCAGGATCCGGCACGCGAGCGGGTCGCGTTGGTGTCGGCCTTCCGGATGGACGACCCCTCGGGCCGCGTCCTGGGTGTGGCCGAGATGATCGAGGACATCACCGAACGCCATCGGGCCCAGCGTCGGCTCGCACTTCTCGACCAGGTCGGCAGCCGTATCGGAACCACTCTCGACGTGGCCGAGACCGCCCGGGAACTCGCCGAGGTGATGGTGCCTCACCTCGCCGACCATGCGTCCGTGGACCTGCTTCAGCCGGTGACGCGCGGTGAGGAACCGACGCGCGCCCTTTCGGGGCCCGTGGTGCGACTGGGGAACTGCAGCGTCGGTGCACAGCAACCCGGCCCGCCTTACCCTCACGGCGAGCCCGTGGCGTTCGGGCCCGATACGCCGCAGGCCGGTTGCCTGGCCGAGGGACGGCCCGTCCTGGAGCCGGCTGTCCCGCCCGACTGGTTCTGGGCGGAAGACCGCCAGGGGGCTCACGCTCCGGATCCGGGCGCTCACTCCCTGATCGTCGTACCTCTTGCCGCGCGTGGCCTGGTGCTCGGTGTGATGACCCTGTGGCGCTCGCGCCGCCCCGATGCCTTCGAGGCGGACGATCTCACCCTCGCTCAGGAACTCGCCGCGCGCGCCGCCGTCGCCATCGACAACGCCCGTCGCTTCACCCAGCAGCAGCAGACCGCCTTCGCCTTGCAGAGCAGCCTTCTGCCCCGGGCGGTTCCGGACCAGTCGGCCGTCGCGGTGGCCCTGCGGTACCTGCCGGCCAGCGCCGGCCCTGGTCTGGGCGGCGACTGGTTCGACGTCATTCCCCTGTCCGGGGCCCGGGTCGCGCTCGTCGTCGGCGACGTGGTGGGTCGCGGCATCCATGCTGCCGCGACCATGGGCCGGCTGCGCACCGCCGTCCACACGCTCGCCAGCCTCGACCTGGAACCGGACGAGGTCCTCTCCCGCCTCGACGACCTGGTCAACCTGCTGGCGGCCGAACAGGAAGCAGTCGGCGAACAGCCCGTGGGGGAGCAGGTCGTCGGCGCCACCTGCCTGTACGCCGTGTACGACCCGGTCTCCGGACGCTGCTCCGTGGCCCGCGCGGGCCATCCACCGCCGGTGGTGACCGCACCGGATGGTCAGGTGGCCCTGCTCGACCTGCCCGCATGCCCACCCCTCGGTCTGGGCGGCCTGCCGTTCGAGGCCCGGGACATCGAACTGGCCGAGGGAAGTCTGCTGTGCCTCTACACCAACGGAATCATCGGCGAACGCCACATGGATGCCGACGTCGGCCTGACGAGGCTGTGCGCAGCGCTCGCCCGCCCCGCAGGCGCTCTGGAACGCACATGCCAGGCGGTGGTCGACGCCCTTGTGCCCTCGCGCCCCAGCGACGACGTCGTACTGCTGATCGCCCGCACGCGCATGCTGCCGTCGGACAGCTTCGCCTCCTGGCATCTGCCGCCGGGGCCTGCCGGCGCAGCCCGGGCCAGGGCGTTGACCACGGCCAAGCTGGCCGAGTGGGGTCTGGAGCACCTGGCGTTCACCACCGAATTGATCGCCAGTGAACTGGTCACCAACGTCCACCGCTACGCCGGCGGTCCTGCGACCCTGCGGTTGATCCGCGAGCGGTGCCTGGTGTGCGAGGTCAGCGACACCAGCCATACCTCACCGCACCTGCGGCACGCCCGTACGACCGACGAGGGTGGGCGGGGCCTGTTCATCGTGGCCCAGCTGACCGAACGCTGGGGTACCCGCTACACCAGGGAGGGCAAGACCGTGTGGACCGAACAACCGCTGTCCGGCACGCCCGTCTGA
- a CDS encoding sodium/solute symporter: MTTSGSGTQAIVLVLFTTLVTVTLLMCVMAGPDRDDLANFYTGYLSLTPLKNGLAIAGDYISAATVLSTTGIIALTGYDGYVLAVSTALSLVLLMFLLAEPLRNAGRFTMGDVLARNMPGRAVRIAACLVTLSATLPFLVVQLSGAGSLLTFILNIPHAAGARTASIVIVGTLMIIYAAIGGMRGTALIQMIKIVLLLGTSIVVAALVLNRFDWSPGAILRAAQHGSGAGPAYLHQGLQLGTSAGGRLDFLSFQITIILGVACLPHITMRLYSAQGVPAVRRSMSWAVGTVTTFCLLVIIMGTGAAALLGSQHITAADPHGRTSLLMLSQVLGGAPGSAGATMLYSAVAGMVFITLLSSVAGMTLAAASSLAHDLFAHAVRRGRAEPRTEMTVAAWTSVVVGIVAIGLATTVQNWDVGVLTTLAVCIGASAVAPALTYSLFWRGFTRTGLLATLYGGVASALLLMVFSKAVSGTPSAVFPHADFDLFPMQTTGLVSIPFGYLAGWLGSRLDHRRRAADSREHRRLYEEGEARLLAAAE, encoded by the coding sequence ATGACCACCTCCGGTTCCGGGACGCAGGCCATCGTCCTGGTTCTGTTCACAACGCTGGTCACCGTCACGCTGTTGATGTGTGTGATGGCAGGACCGGACCGCGACGACCTGGCGAACTTCTACACCGGCTACCTGTCGCTCACCCCGCTCAAGAACGGCCTGGCGATCGCGGGCGACTACATCTCCGCGGCCACGGTGCTGAGCACGACCGGCATCATTGCGCTCACCGGGTACGACGGCTATGTCCTCGCGGTCAGTACCGCCCTGTCCCTGGTGCTGCTGATGTTCCTGCTGGCGGAACCCCTGCGCAACGCCGGCAGGTTCACCATGGGCGACGTCCTGGCCCGCAACATGCCCGGGCGGGCCGTGCGTATCGCGGCCTGCCTGGTGACGCTCTCGGCGACCCTGCCCTTCCTGGTCGTCCAGCTCTCGGGAGCCGGATCGCTGCTCACCTTCATCCTGAACATCCCGCACGCTGCGGGCGCCAGGACGGCATCCATCGTCATCGTCGGCACTCTGATGATCATTTATGCGGCGATCGGCGGCATGAGGGGCACCGCGCTCATCCAGATGATCAAGATCGTGCTCCTCCTCGGCACCAGCATCGTCGTCGCCGCTCTCGTATTGAACCGCTTCGACTGGAGCCCCGGCGCCATCCTCAGAGCCGCCCAACACGGCAGCGGCGCGGGGCCCGCCTACCTCCACCAGGGCCTGCAGCTAGGCACTTCGGCCGGTGGCCGGCTGGACTTCCTCAGTTTCCAGATCACCATCATCCTCGGGGTGGCCTGCCTGCCCCACATCACGATGCGCCTGTACTCCGCTCAGGGCGTACCGGCCGTGCGTCGCTCCATGTCATGGGCGGTGGGCACGGTCACCACGTTCTGCCTGCTCGTGATCATCATGGGTACGGGCGCGGCGGCCCTGCTGGGATCGCAGCACATCACCGCGGCCGATCCTCACGGCAGAACGTCGCTGCTCATGCTGTCCCAGGTGCTCGGCGGGGCCCCCGGCTCCGCAGGCGCGACGATGCTCTACTCGGCCGTGGCGGGCATGGTGTTCATCACCCTGCTGTCGTCGGTCGCGGGGATGACCCTGGCAGCGGCCTCGTCACTCGCCCACGACCTGTTCGCCCATGCGGTGCGGCGAGGGCGGGCCGAGCCGCGTACCGAGATGACGGTGGCGGCGTGGACGAGCGTGGTCGTGGGGATCGTCGCCATCGGGCTCGCCACCACGGTGCAGAACTGGGACGTCGGCGTGCTGACCACTCTGGCCGTCTGCATAGGAGCGTCGGCGGTGGCGCCCGCGCTCACCTACTCCCTGTTCTGGCGAGGGTTCACGCGCACCGGCCTGCTCGCCACCCTCTACGGCGGCGTGGCCAGCGCCCTGCTGCTCATGGTCTTCTCAAAGGCCGTCTCGGGCACGCCGTCCGCCGTCTTCCCGCATGCCGACTTCGACCTGTTCCCCATGCAGACCACCGGACTGGTCTCCATTCCGTTCGGCTACCTCGCGGGCTGGCTGGGCAGCCGCCTCGACCACCGGCGTCGCGCCGCCGACAGCCGTGAGCACCGGCGCCTGTACGAGGAGGGCGAGGCACGGCTGCTCGCGGCAGCCGAGTAA
- a CDS encoding DUF485 domain-containing protein, whose protein sequence is MSYGHDSPLYDSYGWHAPWDAAHAHETHRHDDGLSALRSAYRLLRRISTLTALGSFVVYVVLSCYAPDLMGSKITGELSLGMALGVLQLVVTFAAVSWYGRSAQRSVDPLARAVRERAVPVGRNTGAAR, encoded by the coding sequence GTGTCGTACGGCCACGACTCCCCGCTGTACGACTCGTACGGGTGGCACGCCCCCTGGGACGCCGCCCACGCGCACGAGACTCATCGGCACGACGACGGCCTCAGCGCCCTCCGCTCGGCCTACCGCCTGCTCCGGCGGATCTCCACGCTCACCGCGCTCGGCTCCTTCGTGGTGTACGTCGTGCTGTCCTGCTACGCGCCCGACCTGATGGGTTCCAAGATCACCGGAGAACTGAGTCTGGGCATGGCCTTGGGAGTCCTCCAACTCGTCGTCACCTTCGCGGCCGTCTCCTGGTACGGACGCAGCGCACAACGTTCGGTGGATCCGCTGGCCCGCGCCGTCAGGGAGCGGGCGGTCCCCGTCGGCCGGAACACGGGGGCGGCGAGATGA
- a CDS encoding catalase family protein, which produces MVAQVAQRTGASVEREAVGRAVRTAHGKTYGLLRATVTVGDNPGFHGQGIFARPAEYDAVVRYSNGLGHQRPDHQLGAACGMGVKMFGVPGPTLLADEPDTGTFDLNLINNEVFFANTAYDYMVIEELFAELPEGLANPSRRKTWMAEFLTRRGALTDPDGWLWDELFAMLSFTTVPRRNLLSYTYNSMGAFRYGDHIAKIRTVPTAESLAALTHQIVDVHADNEAFRRTLVAEAAERDHSFELQVQLNTDLARMPVDNTSVKWPEELSPWVTVARVDLPRQDIGGDDNLAAADATSITPWRSREEHRPIGEIQRVRQEVYRRSSIERHRINGQQRSEPVSSAQLLG; this is translated from the coding sequence GTGGTCGCACAGGTGGCGCAGCGCACCGGCGCCTCGGTCGAGCGCGAGGCCGTCGGTCGCGCCGTCCGCACCGCCCACGGGAAGACGTACGGCCTTCTCAGGGCAACGGTTACCGTCGGTGACAACCCGGGCTTCCACGGACAGGGCATCTTCGCCCGGCCCGCCGAGTACGACGCCGTCGTCCGCTACTCCAACGGCCTGGGCCACCAGCGTCCCGACCACCAGCTGGGCGCGGCATGTGGGATGGGCGTCAAGATGTTCGGTGTCCCCGGCCCCACACTGCTGGCAGACGAACCGGACACCGGTACCTTCGACCTCAACCTGATCAACAATGAGGTCTTCTTCGCGAACACCGCCTACGACTACATGGTCATCGAGGAGTTGTTCGCGGAACTGCCCGAGGGCCTGGCCAACCCCTCCCGCCGCAAGACCTGGATGGCGGAGTTCCTGACCCGCCGGGGTGCGCTCACCGATCCCGACGGCTGGCTGTGGGACGAGCTGTTCGCCATGCTCTCGTTCACGACCGTCCCGCGCAGGAACCTCTTGTCGTACACCTACAACAGCATGGGTGCCTTCCGGTACGGCGATCACATCGCCAAGATCCGCACCGTGCCGACGGCAGAGTCCCTGGCTGCGCTGACGCACCAGATCGTGGACGTGCACGCGGACAACGAGGCGTTCCGCCGCACCCTGGTTGCCGAGGCCGCTGAGCGCGACCACTCGTTCGAACTCCAGGTGCAGCTCAACACCGATCTGGCTCGCATGCCGGTGGACAACACCTCCGTGAAGTGGCCCGAAGAGTTGTCCCCTTGGGTGACCGTCGCCCGTGTGGACCTCCCGCGTCAGGACATCGGCGGGGACGACAACCTGGCGGCCGCCGACGCCACGTCGATCACACCGTGGCGCTCACGAGAGGAGCACCGGCCCATCGGCGAGATCCAGCGGGTGCGGCAGGAGGTGTACCGGCGCTCGTCCATCGAGCGGCACCGCATCAATGGACAGCAGCGGAGCGAACCGGTCAGCAGCGCACAACTGCTCGGCTGA
- a CDS encoding zinc-binding dehydrogenase produces MTRVAPVRPSWSSGLGPAGAMAARPACARGAVRVLGTGLVAERPALAATLGVESVEGDGARSAIREMTGGRGPEAVVEAVGSDATIELVNHCPSPPATDGEDSAVRGTRLSRAVVRC; encoded by the coding sequence ATGACCCGGGTAGCCCCGGTGAGACCGTCCTGGTCATCGGGCCTCGGGCCGGCCGGCGCCATGGCCGCCCGGCCCGCCTGCGCGAGGGGCGCCGTGCGGGTGCTGGGCACGGGCCTGGTCGCGGAGCGCCCCGCCCTCGCCGCCACCCTGGGTGTCGAGTCGGTCGAGGGCGACGGCGCACGCTCCGCCATACGGGAAATGACCGGCGGACGCGGACCGGAGGCCGTGGTGGAGGCCGTGGGCTCGGACGCCACCATCGAACTCGTCAACCACTGCCCCTCGCCGCCCGCAACCGACGGCGAGGATTCCGCAGTCCGGGGGACGCGGCTCAGCCGAGCAGTTGTGCGCTGCTGA
- a CDS encoding GntR family transcriptional regulator yields the protein MGALKRNLITAQERLRDQVAHALRAALIAGELRSGQVYSAPGLAADFGISATPVREAMLDLAREGLVEPVRNKGFRITEVSERDLDQYTELRALIEVPTIGRVTRTAPSEALERLRPVAEEIVTRAREHDLIGYLEADRRFHLSLLGLAGNDRLVETVGDLRKRSRLYGLTGLDERGMLVASAEEHLELLDLMVAGDAASAEACMSRHLGHVRSLWAQARDEPVEPRPKRTLGVRR from the coding sequence ATGGGCGCCCTGAAGCGCAATCTGATCACGGCGCAGGAGCGGCTGCGCGACCAGGTCGCCCACGCGTTGCGTGCGGCCCTGATCGCAGGTGAACTGCGCTCCGGTCAGGTCTACTCGGCGCCCGGCCTCGCGGCGGATTTCGGCATCTCCGCCACACCGGTGCGCGAGGCGATGCTGGACCTCGCCCGCGAGGGGCTGGTCGAACCGGTCCGCAACAAGGGCTTCCGGATCACCGAGGTGAGCGAACGGGACCTGGACCAGTACACCGAACTGCGCGCCCTGATCGAGGTGCCGACCATCGGCCGGGTGACCCGTACCGCCCCGAGCGAGGCGCTGGAGCGACTGCGCCCCGTCGCAGAGGAGATCGTGACCCGGGCGCGCGAACACGACCTGATCGGGTACCTGGAGGCCGACCGGCGCTTCCACCTCTCCCTGCTCGGCCTCGCCGGGAACGACCGGCTGGTCGAGACCGTCGGCGACCTGCGCAAGCGCTCCCGCCTGTACGGGCTAACCGGCCTGGACGAGCGCGGCATGCTGGTGGCCTCCGCCGAGGAGCACCTGGAGCTGCTCGACCTGATGGTGGCGGGCGATGCGGCGTCGGCGGAGGCGTGCATGAGCCGTCACCTCGGCCATGTGCGTTCGCTGTGGGCCCAGGCGCGGGACGAACCCGTCGAGCCGCGCCCGAAGCGCACCTTGGGTGTCCGCCGCTGA